The Thermoleophilaceae bacterium genome has a segment encoding these proteins:
- a CDS encoding DUF202 domain-containing protein, with product MSQDPYDPARPLDPRDFTRRTLLANERTYLAWWRTGITSVATALAAARLVPEVTNVRHVWPYTVLGVGFALIGIVCFAYGHIRRTQVDRAVREGNFAELNHTVTLLISLGGVVLAAGLVVLIVVEG from the coding sequence ATGAGTCAAGATCCTTACGACCCCGCCCGTCCGCTCGACCCGCGTGACTTCACGCGCCGCACGCTGCTCGCCAACGAGCGCACCTATCTCGCCTGGTGGCGCACCGGGATCACATCGGTGGCCACGGCACTGGCCGCCGCGCGGCTCGTCCCGGAGGTCACCAACGTGAGGCACGTGTGGCCCTACACGGTGCTCGGTGTGGGCTTCGCGCTCATCGGCATCGTGTGCTTCGCATACGGCCACATCCGCCGTACTCAGGTGGATCGCGCCGTGCGCGAAGGCAACTTTGCGGAGCTCAATCACACCGTCACGCTCCTGATCAGCCTCGGTGGGGTGGTGCTGGCGGCGGGGCTCGTGGTGCTGATCGTGGTCGAGGGCTAG